A genomic segment from Melanotaenia boesemani isolate fMelBoe1 chromosome 9, fMelBoe1.pri, whole genome shotgun sequence encodes:
- the aifm4 gene encoding apoptosis inducing factor mitochondria associated 4 yields the protein MNKHKETDQTGEQEEVTELVCQESDLQDGQMREVAVGDQKVLLVRTRGQYNAVGSKCSHYNAPLIKGALVGERVRCPFHGACFNVRTGDIEEYPGLDSLPSYKVKIEDGNVYVSINKKSLSQSKRVKEMCTIQPDTKDTIVLVGGGPASLVCAETLRQNCYQGRIIIITKDSLAPFDKTKLSKALNVDSSSILLRTSDFYQQYGIEVLTQKEVVSVNPADKLVKMSDGVSQHYDQLLISTGCRARPLSCPGSDLKGVQLLQSYEDAKEIYSSSLGKKAVVIGASFIGMEVASYLSDKAASVALVGTTNYPYEKSLGPEIGKMSMQMLAEQNVKFYMNNAVTEIRGENGKVKEVVLKSGAVLEADVVIAGIGVIPNSDFLTGSNVAVDSRKAVIVDKFMRTNVPDIFSAGDVASFPLTIRGDQRVNIGHWQMSQAHGRVAALNMLKKPTTIESVPFFWTALLGKSFRYTGYGEGYTEIIFKGNVEERKFLAFYIKDDVVVAVASLMFDPVVAQVAELMAQGKTFTKAQAQADDLSWLQM from the exons ATGAACAAGCACAAAGAAACAGATCAAACTGGTGAGCAGGAGGAAGTGACAGAACTGGTTTGTCAGGAATCCGACCTCCAAGATGGACA AATGAGAGAAGTTGCTGTGGGGGATCAGAAGGTGTTACTGGTCCGTACCCGGGGTCAGTACAACGCTGTTGGAAGCAAGTGCTCTCATTACAATGCCCCCCTGATTAAAG GAGCACTGGTTGGTGAGAGGGTGAGATGTCCCTTTCATGGCGCCTGCTTTAATGTGAGAACTGGAGATATAGAGGAGTATCCTGGTTTGGACTCTCTACCCAGTTATAag GTCAAGATTGAGGATGGCAATGTTTACGTTTCCATCAATAAAAAG TCTCTGTCTCAGTCCAAGAGGGTGAAGGAGATGTGCACGATTCAACCAGACACCAAAGATACCATTGTACTTGTAGGAGGAG GCCCTGCCTCTCTGGTTTGTGCTGAGACACTTCGACAAAATTGCTACCAGGGACGCATTATCATCATAACCAAAGACAGCTTGGCTCCTtttgacaaaacaaaactgagtaaG GCTTTGAATGTggacagcagcagcattctcCTCCGGACAAGTGACTTCTATCAGCAATATGGGATAGAGGTGCTGACACAAAAGGAG GTGGTGTCTGTGAACCCGGCTGACAAGCTGGTGAAGATGAGTGATGGCGTCTCGCAGCATTATGACCAGCTCCTCATCTCAACAGGCTGCAG agCACGGCCGCTCAGCTGTCCTGGTTCAGATTTGAAGGGAGTGCAGTTGCTTCAGAGTTATGAAGATGCTAAAGAGATTTACTCCTCCTCCCTCGGCAAGAAGGCTGTTGTAATTGGAGCATCATTCATAG GTATGGAGGTGGCATCATACCTGTCAGACAAAGCTGCCAGTGTGGCTTTGGTTGGCACTACCAATTACCCATATGAGAAGTCTCTCGGACCTGAGATTGGCAAGATGAGTATGCAA aTGTTGGCAGAACAAAATGTCAAGTTTTACATGAATAATGCTGTGACTGAGATCAGAGGAGAGAATGGCAAG GTGAAGGAGGTGGTGTTAAAAAGTGGTGCAGTCCTGGAAGCTGATGTGGTGATTGCTGGAATTG GTGTTATACCCAATTCAGACTTCTTAACAGGAAGTAACGTTGCAGTGGATTCAAGGAAGGCCGTCATTGTTGACAAG TTCATGAGGACCAATGTTCCAGACATTTTCAGTGCAGGAGACGTTGCGTCCTTCCCTCTCACCATTCGTGGTGACCAGCGGGTCAACATTGGTCACTGGCAAATGTCACAAGCTCACG GAAGAGTAGCAGCTCTTAACATGCTAAAGAAGCCAACCACAATTGAGTCTGTCCCTTTCTTTTGGACTGCTTTGCTGGGAAAGAGTTTCAGATAcacag gCTATGGGGAAGGATACACTGAAATCATATTCAAAGGCAATGTGGAAGAAAGGAAATTTCTGGCTTTCTACATAAA GGATGATGTGGTGGTAGCTGTGGCCAGCCTGATGTTTGATCCTGTTGTGGCTCAGGTTGCAGAGCTGATGGCGCAGGGCAAGACCTTTACTAAAGCACAGGCTCA AGCTGATGACCTGAGCTGGCTGCAGATGTAA
- the zgc:153372 gene encoding arsenite methyltransferase: MVKSDDVRDNVKKYYGSRLESSCDLQTSAASCSLSCSPLPTSVKEALSLVHPEVTKRFFGCGLPFPAKLEGCRVLDLGSGSGRDCFAFSKLVGPNGHVTGIDMTEELITASCQYVEYHQKKFGHEKPNVTFVQGYMEKLNEAGIQKDSVDVVISNCVICLCPDKKTVLQQAYDVLKEGGEFYFSDMYASSIIPAQMKQDPVLWGEGMGGSLFWKDFIPLALGVGFSTPYLVSASLIEVHNSELKAKAGDIKYASGTYRLFKLPNCPVMSSASVTYKGTVAEFPDQLDFDSSHCFQKDKAVEVNGEMAAILQCSRFSKDFQIQMLEKHESDSKPTQYCHLNPFLLADQRGSSVKQCSKTGK, from the exons ATGGTGAAAAGTGACGACGTCCGGGACAACGTTAAG AAATACTATGGCAGTCGGCTGGAGTCTTCTTGTGATTTGCAAACAAGTGCTGCCTCCTGTAGTTTGTCCTGCAGCCCACTGCCAACAAGTGTCAAAGAAGCTCTGAGTCTGGTTCACCCCGAGGTTACCAAAAG aTTCTTCGGGTGTGGTCTTCCATTTCCAGCGAAGCTCGAGGGCTGCAGAGTCCTGGACCTGGGCAGCGGCTCTGGACGAGACTGTTTTGCCTTTAGTAAACTTGTTGGACCAAACGGACATGTGACAGGAATCGATATGACAGAGGAGCTG ATCACTGCGTCTTGTCAGTATGTTGAGTATCATCAAAAGAAGTTTGGCCATGAAAAGCCCAATGTCACTTTTGTCCAGGGGTACATGGAGAAACTCAATGAGGCAGGCATACAGAAGGACTCAGTGGATGTTGTGAT ATCCAACTGTGTAATATGTCTGTGCCCCGATAAAAAAACAGTGCTACAACAAGCCTACGATGTCTTAAAG GAAGGAGGAGAATTTTATTTCAGTGACATGTATGCCAGCAGCATAATTCCTGCTCAAATGAAGCAGGATCCAGTCCTGTGGG GCGAGGGAATGGGCGGCTCCCTGTTTTGGAAAGACTTTATTCCATTGGCCCTTGGTGTTGGTTTCAGCACCCCTTACCTTGTTTCAGCAAGCCTCATTGAAGTCCACAACAGTGAGCTCAAAGCAAAAGCAG GTGACATCAAGTATGCTTCAGGCACTTACCGGCTCTTTAAGCTGCCCAATTGTCCAGTGATGTCAAGTGCATCTGTGACTTATAAAGGAACAGTGGCAGAGTTTCCAGATCAGCTGGACTTTGATTCGTCCCATTGTTTCCAG AAAGATAAGGCAGTGGAGGTAAATGGAGAAATGGCAGCAATTCTGCAGTGTTCCAGATTCTCAAAGGATTTCCAAATCCAAATGTTAGAGAAACATGAGTCCGACTCCAAACCGACACAG taTTGTCACCTCAACCCATTTCTTCTGGCCGACCAACGGGGGTCCTCTGTGAAGCAATGCTCCAAAACCGGCAAATGA